From a region of the Osmia lignaria lignaria isolate PbOS001 chromosome 10, iyOsmLign1, whole genome shotgun sequence genome:
- the LOC143305757 gene encoding uncharacterized protein LOC143305757, whose protein sequence is MSSVNIHHISLLEALDQNLKRFWELEDLPGKVMLTPEEQKCESHFRETHTRTPEGRYVVRLPFKTDPPIELGESRLGALRSLRSQENRLHQNQTTYQEYCNFLSEYESLGHMREINQAHITSNNPTYYIPHHAVFRSTSATTRLRVVFNASRRTSNGKSLNDHLLSGPKLQKDLAAILGRWRQFQYVYTTDIAKMYRQILIDSRDRDFQRILWRNDQTDPVKEYQLLTVTYGTTSAPYLALRFLQQLNQDAGFNYPDASYVLNNQAYVDDFLFGGDSIQSLRHIRNQTIELLKRGGFSLRKWASNDSTLLSDIDPTDHGLALSKSLNATETVSVLGLIWNPALDSFSVPSSNSNQLRIYQTNNPVCDYKNFRSHGMDRPSCNINKDSHPKAMVSELRMGRSCPPGKPHKMAGILSATSGVRKYFDSPKNLK, encoded by the coding sequence ATGTCCTCAGTCAATATCCACCACATCTCGCTTCTCGAAGCTCTCGATCAAAATCTCAAGCGTTTCTGGGAACTCGAGGACCTTCCTGGCAAGGTTATGTTGACACCTGAGGAACAAAAATGCGAAAGTCATTTCAGAGAAACGCATACGCGGACACCCGAGGGCCGCTATGTTGTGCGGTTACCATTCAAAACCGACCCACCCATTGAATTAGGCGAATCGCGATTAGGAGCATTAAGAAGTCTTCGTTCACAAGAAAATCGTCTTCATCAGAACCAAACCACTTATCAGGAATATTGCAATTTCCTCTCCGAGTATGAGTCTCTTGGCCATATGAGAGAGATCAATCAGGCTCACATTACATCCAATAATCCAACTTATTATATTCCTCATCATGCCGTATTTCGAAGCACAAGTGCAACCACGCGTCTGCGTGTTGTGTTTAACGCATCTAGGCGCACCTCCAATGGGAAATCCTTAAATGACCACCTGCTGAGTGGACCAAAATTGCAAAAGGATCTAGCTGCGATCCTTGGCCGTTGGCGCCAATTTCAATACGTGTATACAACCGACATTGCCAAAATGTACCGGCAAATCCTAATCGATTCGAGAGATAGAGATTTTCAACGCATACTGTGGCGTAACGATCAAACCGACCCGGTGAAAGAATATCAACTTCTTACAGTCACCTACGGGACCACTTCAGCCCCATACTTAGCACTGCGATTTCTCCAACAATTAAATCAAGACGCGGGCTTCAATTATCCAGACGCTAGCTACGTCCTCAATAATCAAGCCTATGTCGATGATTTCCTCTTCGGGGGTGACTCCATTCAGTCGTTGCGTCACATACGAAACCAAACAATAGAGCTCCTCAAAAGGGGTGGCTTTTCCTTAAGAAAGTGGGCAAGTAACGACTCCACTTTACTATCAGATATCGATCCAACTGATCACGGTCTCGCTCTAAGTAAATCGTTGAATGCAACCGAAACAGTTTCAGTCTTAGGATTGATCTGGAACCCCGCGTTAGATTCCTTTTCAGTTCCAAGTTCCAATTCAAACCAACTTCGGATCTACCAAACGAACAATCCTGTCTGcgattacaaaaattttcgatcCCATGGGATGGATCGCCCCAGTTGTAATATCAATAAAGATTCTCATCCAAAGGCTATGGTCTCTGAACTGCGGATGGGACGAAGTTGTCCCCCCGGAAAGCCTCATAAAATGGCAGGAATTCTGTCAGCAACTTCAGGAGTTAGAAAATATTTCGATTCCCCGAAAAATCTCAAATAA
- the LOC143305758 gene encoding uncharacterized protein LOC143305758 gives MLERFRRYSWTDSSITLTWVSQSPSRWKTFVANRVSKIQELIPNAHWHHVSTDDNPADCASRGISIEQLKTHRLWWCGPSWLREDQTAWPRSFPQSTPDAPLEERTHDVTCMAVQAITWDLAHRYSSWPKLLRVTAMIQIFIRKLRTRTEQKGFCTQTNPNLSIKSTPAILAPDDVRQAELLWLRQMQQEMFPEELKTLVSSRTVKKSSSIRTLAPYIDANGLIRAKERLAHSQLPGEAKTPIILRSHPLLTLIIEHTHRKLLHAGPQLTLACLRNQYWIVHSRTTVRAVLYKCVPCTRERATVPHELMGDLPAPRVNQVERAFIHTGVDYAGPIQVRTTPGREHKSTKAYIAVFICLTIKAIHIELVSDYSSSAFLAAYQRFVSRRGLPAAMYSDNGTTFQGANRELASAYHSAIQNSDLRNHLASSGVAWHFMPPNAPHFGGLWEAAVKSLKHHMKRTIGSYTLTFEELSTLLCRIEACLNSRPLAPMSECIDDCQALTPGHFLIGTPLVAPPEPSVLDLRDNRLSRWQLIQKLTEIFWKSWQNDYLHTLHQRPKWQIVKKLLKVGQLVLIRNPNRPPSKWELGRITACHPGEDGLVRVVTVKTARSEYKRPISRLCFLPIPINGETNNTT, from the coding sequence atgttggagaggttTCGACGCTACAGTTGGACTGACTCCAGTATTACGTTGACATGGGTAAGCCAGTCACCCTCCCGTTGGAAAACATTTGTCGCGAATAGGGTTTCAAAAATACAAGAACTGATTCCAAACGCCCACTGGCATCATGTTTCAACGGACGACAATCCGGCAGATTGCGCGTCTCGTGGAATTtcaattgaacaattaaaaactCACCGATTATGGTGGTGCGGTCCCTCGTGGTTAAGGGAAGACCAAACTGCTTGGCCGCGATCCTTTCCTCAGTCAACTCCTGATGCCCCACTGGAGGAAAGAACGCATGACGTCACCTGCATGGCTGTTCAGGCAATAACCTGGGACTTAGCTCACCGTTACTCTTCCTGGCCGAAACTTCTTCGAGTCACTGCAATGATTCAAATCTTTATACGAAAGCTCCGAACACGAACAGAACAAAAAGGCTTCTGTACTCAAACCAACCCAAATTTATCAATCAAATCTACACCAGCTATTCTGGCCCCAGATGACGTTCGACAAGCAGAACTCCTTTGGCTGAGACAAATGCAGCAGGAGATGTTCCCCGAAGAGCTCAAAACGCTTGTTTCATCTAGAACCGTAAAGAAATCGAGTTCAATTCGAACTCTAGCTCCATACATAGATGCGAACGGCTTAATCCGTGCCAAAGAGCGACTCGCACATTCGCAACTACCTGGAGAAGCTAAAACTCCTATCATTCTCCGCTCTCACCCTCTCCTAACACTCATAATTGAACATACACATCGTAAATTGCTACATGCAGGGCCTCAGCTTACCTTAGCTTGCTTACGTAACCAGTATTGGATCGTGCATTCAAGAACAACAGTAAGAGCTGTTCTCTACAAATGTGTTCCATGTACACGTGAACGAGCCACCGTGCCTCACGAGCTCATGGGGGACTTGCCAGCACCTCGCGTAAATCAGGTGGAACGTGCATTCATTCACACCGGGGTCGACTACGCAGGCCCGATCCAAGTTCGAACGACACCAGGCCGTGAACACAAATCTACGAAAGCATATATCGCAGTCTTTATATGTCTTACCATTAAAGCAATTCACATTGAACTCGTGAGCGATTACAGCTCGTCGGCATTCCTAGCAGCTTACCAAAGATTTGTGTCTCGGCGAGGTCTTCCTGCGGCGATGTATTCGGACAACGGTACGACATTTCAAGGCGCGAATCGTGAACTCGCGTCCGCGTACCATTCTGCAATTCAAAACTCGGACCTCAGGAACCATCTAGCGTCGAGCGGCGTTGCATGGCACTTCATGCCCCCGAATGCACCTCATTTTGGAGGTTTGTGGGAGGCCGCCGTAAAAAGCCTAAAACATCACATGAAACGCACTATAGGGTCTTATACTTTAACCTTCGAAGAGTTGTCTACATTATTGTGTCGCATAGAAGCGTGTTTGAACTCACGACCATTAGCACCAATGTCCGAGTGCATTGATGACTGTCAAGCGTTGACACCAGGCCATTTCTTAATCGGGACACCTCTTGTTGCACCACCAGAACCAAGTGTACTCGATCTGAGGGACAACAGGCTATCTCGTTGGCAACTCATTCAAAAATTAACCGAAATATTCTGGAAATCGTGGCAAAACGATTACTTACATACGTTGCATCAGCGTCCAAAATGGCAGATTGTGAAAAAACTGTTAAAGGTCGGCCAACTAGTCTTGATCCGAAATCCGAATCGACCTCCCAGCAAATGGGAACTCGGACGTATAACCGCATGCCATCCCGGCGAAGATGGCCTCGTACGCGTCGTCACAGTAAAAACAGCACGATCCGAATACAAACGTCCGATATCAAGGCTCTGCTTCCTACCGATTCCTATCAATGGCGAGACAAACAATACGACGTAG